In the genome of Halictus rubicundus isolate RS-2024b chromosome 9, iyHalRubi1_principal, whole genome shotgun sequence, one region contains:
- the Tsc1 gene encoding tuberous sclerosis 1 protein hamartin, which produces MNINTISITDLFCLLESNKLGEVEKIKKEFHELFLSTKDNWLVNGLFDYYLSTNSLRAVEVLASVRDPHDKHLLDRLSDALSKQGNSQRIQTLTLLGHIARRQPTWLYKLASHALFRDLLKLLKMEADTLPLMSALLLLVMLLPMLPAALGPYLSEIFEVFGRLASYYHLQSLSLFSSPMHFTSTAAGTIDKNHLYLLHLQVGLYSLFHRLYAMYPCNFISYLKQQYIQRDQFTTFTHTIRPMLDSVRMHPLLVTASKDTEISAARWKKMEHHDIMAECGRFTLDKCREEVFNTVNSRSTPPLDHSSTCTPINTSGGLPPLEVTNGEDETFWSPSMTVPPQSPPFPATSHEQRSAPSTPNNNRSGTSPPEAAVEATPETTPVKDVRKLSTRQVPVGSAAVRALTTFGNGTVGINSRPSTPTSGSTIGSGDGNNTHGFISHKISKIIADRQAVKEQQKPSVNVEEDGRFAEIDTNQNGKNDSWQEDQEVLEIVSSQAAGKLECPKYVDRQQHHNEKIENTLVVDLTERIYQLRLYSQYQIPAQYSSTNSICKVRKSKSCPNIDKLKPMMAKRMEETGTQTQFDLLSYEYLLLGILDQKNQMNIQKRNQQNTENRLSPTAMLDRYVEACTRANNISGDKIRTVAIKQRQRKENDGDDEVGDEDGLDAECTSQLLQLMQIQLQFERQRREVHAERNRRLLGKLRDSRALEEHNYALTDRLKLTEKEVEGLKAELESNKREALQAEARYKEALHHWQTKCVEEERQNQTLKDRLESIEVELKDEQKKVAECEQRIRSTDASLFDAGHRLRVALKAADRSNELERTLDTVQKKYLLLGEAQAKLQETTGGLSPLSKQEATQIQRSYSEELTNLRRQLEARTSLGEALKVRLSEMESKDARKEAHLVELQRLLQETKDQHEAELEAVESKYKAQAEINLLLESRILELHGTLEPATSSTTTMNNLASSASPKERSPPLSASLASSSEGSLAFIHSGTGIIMNDCCDTAGEIPNLQAIVEPVPNQAMSPSRKS; this is translated from the exons ATGAACATCAACACAATAAGCATTACCGATCTCTTCTGCCTATTGGAATCTAATAAACTAGGGGAggtagaaaaaataaaaaaggaattCCACGAACTTTTCCTGAGTA CAAAAGACAATTGGTTGGTAAATGGACTTTTTGACTATTATTTATCCACAAATTCCTTAAGGGCTGTTGAGGTATTAGCCAGTGTTCGAGATCCACATGACAAACATCTTCTAGATCGTTTATCAGATGCTCTTTCTAAACAAGGAAATAGCCAAAGAATTCAGACTCTTACTTTGTTAGGTCATATTGCTCGTCGACAACCTACATGGTTGTATAAGCTTGCCAGTCATGCTTTATTTCGAGATTTACTTAAGTTACTTAAA ATGGAAGCAGATACACTGCCTCTCATGAGCGCACTTCTTCTCTTGGTAATGTTGTTACCAATGTTACCAGCTGCTTTAGGGCCATATCTCTCAgaaatttttgaggtttttggCCGGCTAGCATCTTACTATCATCTTCAGTCATTGTCCCTGTTCTCATCTCCCATGCATTTTACCTCTACAGCAGCAGGAACTATTGATAAaaatcatttatatttattacatcTACAA GTGGGCCTATATAGTTTGTTTCACAGACTGTATGCTATGTATCCGTGCAActttatttcatatttgaaACAACAATACATTCAACGAGATCAATTCACTACTTTTACTCATACAATTAGACCAATGCTGGATTCGGTGCGCATGCATCCATTACTTGTTACCGCATCCAAAGATACAGAGATTTCTGCTGCAAG ATGGAAAAAAATGGAACATCATGATATTATGGCAGAATGTGGTCGTTTCACATTAGATAAGTGTCGGGAAGAAGTATTCAATACTGTAAATTCACGTTCTACGCCACCTCTAG ATCACTCTTCAACATGTACTCCAATAAATACTAGCGGAGGATTACCACCATTGGAAGTTACTAATGGTGAAGATGAGACTTTCTGGTCACCAAGTATGACAGTACCACCTCAAAGCCCTCCGTTTCCAGCTACGTCTCATGAACAGAGATCCGCTCCTTCAACGCCCAATAATAATAGGAGCGGTACATCTCCACCAGAAGCTGCGGTCGAAGCTACACCTGAGACAACTCCTGTTAAG GATGTACGGAAATTATCAACGAGGCAAGTACCTGTCGGGTCCGCTGCGGTCCGTGCTTTAACCACGTTTGGCAATGGCACTGTGGGAATAAATTCTCGACCATCGACACCAACTTCCGGTTCTACGATTGGGAGTGGAGATGGTAACAATACACACGGATTCATTTCGCACAAGATAAGTAAAATTATCGCGGATAGACAGGCCGTCAAGGAACAGCAAAAACCATCTGTTAACGTGGAAGAGGATGGAAGATTCGCGGAGATAGATACAAACCAGAACGGGAAAAACGATTCGTGGCAAGAAGATCAAGAG GTTTTAGAGATTGTAAGCTCTCAGGCTGCTGGAAAGCTAGAATGTCCGAAATACGTTGATCGGCAACAGCATCacaatgaaaaaattgaaaatactttGGTAGTCGACTTAACAGAAAGGATTTATCAACTGCGTCTATATTCTCAGTATCAAATTCCGGCTCAATACTCAAGCACTAATTCTATTTGCAAG GTTCGGAAAAGCAAATCTTGTCCAAACATAGATAAACTGAAACCGATGATGGCAAAAAGAATGGAAGAAACTGGAACCCAGACCCAGTTCGATTTACTTTCGTATGAATACTTGTTACTAGGAATTTTGGATCAAAAGAATCAGATGAACATACAAAAACGTAATCAACAAAATACTGAAAATAGATTGTCGCCAACGGCGATGCTTGATCGATACGTTGAAGCATGCACGCGTGCTAATAATATTTCTGGTGATAAAATAA gaacTGTCGCCATTAAGCAAAGACAAAGAAAGGAAAACGACGGAGATGATGAAGTTGGGGATGAAGACGGCTTGGATGCTGAATGTACAAGTCAATTGCTACAACTAATGCAAATTCAATTGCAGTTCGAGCGGCAGCGCAGAGAGGTCCATGCCGAACGCAATCGAAGACTTCTTGGTAAATTGAGAGATTCGCGCGCGTTGGAAGAGCACAATTATGCTTTG ACTGATCGATTGAAATTAACGGAAAAAGAAGTGGAAGGGTTGAAAGCAGAATTAGAGAGTAACAAACGGGAAGCTTTACAGGCTGAGGCACGGTATAAAGAAGCATTGCATCACTGGCAAACGAAG TGTGTGGAGGAAGAACGACAAAATCAAACTTTGAAGGATCGTCTTGAATCTATAGAAGTTGAACTAAAGGACGAACAGAAAAAGGTAGCGGAATGTGAACAACGAATTCGTTCCACGGATGCGTCTCTTTTCGATGCAGGGCATCGTCTACGAGTCGCTTTAAAAGCTGCAGACCGCAGCAATGAATTAGAACGTACTCTTGACACCGTGCAAAAGAAATACCTTCTGCTTGGAGAG GCGCAAGCAAAACTGCAAGAAACCACAGGAGGTTTGTCACCATTGAGCAAACAAGAAGCAACACAAATACAGCGGTCATATTCGGAAGAATTAACTA ATTTACGGCGACAATTGGAGGCACGAACATCTCTTGGAGAAGCCTTAAAAGTACGCCTGAGCGAAATGGAAAGTAAGGATGCGCGAAAGGAAGCACACCTTGTAGAGTTACAACGACTTTTACAAGAAACAAAGGATCAACACGAGGCCGAGCTGGAAGCTGTTGAATCGAAGTATAAAGCACAAGCCGAGATCAATCTTCTTCTTGAAAGTCGTATACTTGAACTTCATGGTACATTAGAACCGGCAACATCTAGTACCACTACTATGAACAATCTGGCTTCATCAGCATCGCCTAAAGAAAGATCACCTCCACTGTCAGCTAGTTTAGCTTCCTCCAGCGAAGGAAGTCTTGCCTTTATTCATTCAGGTACTGGAATTATAATGAATGACTGCTGTGATACCGCAGGCGAAATTCCTAATCTCCAGGCTATTGTCGAGCCTGTACCGAACCAGGCTATGTCACCATCTCGAAAAAGCTAA